The DNA region GCCCTTGAGTTGCAACAGCACCAACCTGTGATCTAACAAATGAAACTGTTGAGCCAACAGCTATATGGCAAGAAGAAACTGCAACACCAAATCTATTTTTTAAAGGATCAAAACCAATAATTGAAAATGTCATTTATATCATTAGAGGCTTGTCTAAAAAATTCTTATCAATGGAAAATATTGTATTTAATAAAACCTCAATACCATTAGCACATTGATCAAGAGAAGTATATTCCTTATAGGAATGACTCAGACCATTTCTGCTTGGGACAAAGATCATAACCATAGGACAGATCCTTCCTATTTCTTGTGAGTCATGACTTGCTTTGCTTGGTAAGATTCCAGTTTTAAATCCCAACTTTTCAGATTCATGAAATGAAGAGCTCACTAATTTAGGACATGACTTAGTGGGGATCACTTCAAATTGAAGTTCTATCTTTACTACGCATCCAGTACCTTCTTGAATTTCTGAGCATAGATTCTCAATTCTTAAGCTCATTTTCTCAATCACATCTTCATCCAAATCTCTCATATCTATTGTGAATACTGCCTCTCCTGGAATAACATTTGCCGCATTGGGATGTAATTTCAATTTACCAACAGTTGCGACTGCACTTTCAGAAGTAGTTTTAGCTATCTGTTCAATGCCAACAATAATTTTAGAGGCGGCCAAAAGTGCATCATTTCTATTTGACATCGGGGTAGTTCCTGCATGATTTGCCTGACCTTTAACCCTAACGGTTATTCTTTTTTGACCTACTATTCCATTAACAATTCCGATATCCAAACCACCATCCTCAAGTACCTTTCCCTGTTCAACATGTAATTCAAGAAAAGCGAATATATCTTTTTTACTTCTTGCCGCACTTTTAATCTCAAGCCAATTTCCACCAATCCGAGAAAGATTATCAATTATTGAGCAAGAATTACTGGTAACAAAATCTTCTTCTTTAACAGATAAATTACCTGTAAAGCCTTTACAACCAATCATTGTCGATTCTTCATCAGCAAAGACAATTATTTCAAATGGTCTATTTAATTTAATGTCATTTTCCTGAAGAAAAAAAGCAATTTCAATTCCTGCAATCACTCCTAAAGTTCCGTCATACTTACCTCCCTTTGGAACAGTGTCGAGATGAGATCCAGTAACAATTGGAGGTAAATTATTATCATGACCATCTAATCTTGCAATAATATTTCCTGCAGTATCTATTCTTATTTTTAAACCTAAGTCTTTAAGGGTTTTCATAAAAAAATTTCTTGCATATATATCTTCATCAGAAAAACCTCTTCTTGAAATAGAGCCATTCTCAGAAGCTCCGATTGAAGAAAAAGAATTTATCAATTCTTTGATTCTCTCCCTATTTATTACCTGTGGCTCTAGGATATTTAACCCAGTGCTATACCTCATGCTTCTATTACTTAAACCTATTTAAGGTCTCTTATTTTTCAAATAAAACCTGTATTGGTTTACACCTTTTAAGAAATTAATTTAAGAAACGAATTCAAACTTTCCAGCCCAAATTATTAGCCATCTTTTGAGCCTTATCTGGGATATCTTCAATTATAAAAATCTTATATAAGATCTGAACGCTTAAAAGATGATTGATTATTGCATCCAATTGTACTTTTTCTGAGGCATCAAGCTCTGAACTAAAAAATTTATTCAGCAAATTATTTACTTCTGTTTCATCCAAGATTCCAAATTCTCTTATCCTCTCAGGACTTAAAAACTCATTCACAATTTCCTGCATAGAACTTAAATTATCTTTATCTGCATGGGAAGGGGGAGCCATGAAAGGAAATTTTTCACGTTTATATAACGATTCAGGCAGCAATCCTGACATTGCTTCTCTTAAAACATACTTCTCGACATTGTCTTTAATCCTTAATTCAGGGGGGACAGCAACGGCAGCTTCAGCTAGGTAATGATCTAAAAATGCAGGTCTTGCCTCCATTGAATTTGACATATCCACTCTATCTCCACCCCATGTGAGAATTTGGCCCTCAAGCATTGTCTTTATCCAAACATACTGAGCCTGATCAATTGCGTATCTATTTTCTAACTGTTCAAGGTCAAGTTCTCCAAAAATTGCCGCCCCGGGATCATAAGTTTCCGTTATCTCTTTATATTTACTTGAGACTAGACTTTTCGCATAAGTTTCACATGCAAGCCAAGGTTGAAGGCAACTTGGCGTAAATCCTAAAAATTCCTTGAAAGATTTATTACTTATCTCTTCATTAGCTAGCATCGCGCCCTTGAAAATATCATTTGAATTTTCCAGATTTTCTTTAAGATTCTCAGATTCTGAATTAGAAATTCCGACCCCATAGGTATACATATCTTTTCTAAAAGCGGGATAGCCTCCAAACAATTCATCTGAGCCCTCTCCTGTCATAACGACCTTATAATCAAGCTCATTCACTCTTTTACTCATAAGGTACTTTGCAATTGCAAGGGTGTTATAAATAGATCTTTCAGTAAACCATAGAACCTTTTCAAAATTACCATACAGATCATCTCCATTTATTTTTAAAATCTCATGGTCTGCATTAGTGGCGACAGCCATCTCTTTTGCTATCGAAGTTTCATCATATCTTTCATCACTGAAACCAATCGTGAATGCCTTTACTGATTTTTGACTTATGGCAGAAGCCAATCCCAAAATTGAGCAACTATCAATTCCACCGGACAAATAACAGCCGACAGGAACATCAGCGACCATTCTTAATTCAACTGCTCTCAACAATTCTTTTCTAATATTTTCAATAAAATATTTTTCACTTTTATCTCTTTCATAAGTGTTTTTCTTAGGGAAATTTATATCCCAGAATTTTTCCTCTGTTATCTGAAATTTATTATTTACTCTTTTGACCTTAAGGATATATCCGGGTTTAACTTGTTTAACACCGGCGAATGCTGTAGAGCCAGGTACCATTACCTGCATCAATTGATGAACCAGTCCTTCACCCGTAAATTTTCTTTCAACTGATGGATGGGCGAATAATACTTTTAATTCAGAGCCAAATATTAAGGAATCATCGGTCTCAATCCAGTATTGAGGTTTAATCCCAAAACGATCTCTTACAAGATAAAGACAATCCTGTTCTGCATCAAACAATGAAAAGGCAAATTCTCCTCGCAGATAAGATAATGATTCATCAATGCCATATTTCTCATAAAGCCTAAGCAATATTTCCGAATCACTTTTTGAAGAAAAGCTTACGCCCTGTGCAACAAGATCAGCCCTGATTCTCTGAAAGTCATAAAATTCACCATTATGCGCCATCAGGATATGATTTTCGGCACCTCCCACAAAAGGCTGTCTGGCTCGATTTTCATTTAAATCTATTATTGATAATCTCGCATGACAGAATCCTACAGAGGCATCATCTGATAATTTATATCCAAAACCGTCCGGTCCACGATGGCTTTGAATAGCCGCCATATTTACAAGAATCTGAGGTTCAACAGATTTATCTTTTGATTTATTAAAAACACCGCCTATTCCACACATCTAGTTAAACGACATCCATCACTCTTGTAGTTCTATCCATCAGGCAGGTAAGTAATGCCATCCTTACAAATACTGCTCCTCTTGACTGAGCAAAATACCAATTTTTTGAGGTCTGATCCAGTGATGTTGACAATTCAGGACCACGAGCAAGTGGATGCAATATTATGGAATCTTTTTTAAAAGGCAACTCACTGTGTAATTTAAATGCACTTCCATGAACCTCATAATTTTCTCCCACCCATGCAATTGCATTTATATAGGTAACGTCCAAGGAAGGCAGTACTTTTTGCATATCCGTCTCCAGCTCAATCTTTAGACCTGATTCAATAAGTTGTTCCAGCTGGCCTTCATCAAATAGATCGTTCTGATCAATGGATTTGTCATCGTAAATAACAATAATTTTTTTTATGAAATATGAAAACTTGCAGAATAATTTCAGAAGAGATCTGACTGTTCTCATACGTGATGGAACTCCGATGATACCAATGATTATTTTTTCACTATCATCAATTGATTTGTTGACCAGATGCGGTCTCCATTTAAAAATCGTATAAAGATCAGACATCGCCTGAGTGGGGTGTTCATCGATTCCATTACCGGCATTGATTATTGGAATTCTCAATGATTTTGTCATTTCAAAAATCGCCTCATTATCACTTTCTCTGAGGACAACGCAGTCACCGTAATTATTAAACATATGAGCAATATCCAGATGGGTTTCTCCCTTGGCAATTCCAGTGGAACTTTTATCGGTGATATTTATTGAATCGCCACCCAGCCTATGCCATGCACTGTCAAATGATAACCTTGTTCTGGTACTTGGTTCATAGAAGGCATTTATGAGTATCTTTCCCTTGAGGGGACTGTTATGGGAAATATATCTGTTTGGGTTACTTTCAAATTTTGCCGCCAGCCTGAAGAGTTGTAGAAGACAATCTTTACTGAAGGGGTCTATGGAAATTACATGCCTGTCCAATAACTCATATAGAAATTCAGCTCTTTCCTTTATTTCAGATAATAAATTCTGAGGATGAGTGGAGCCGTAAATATCAGGTCCGATTCTTGAAAAAGAAAATAAATTATCCTTATGTAATGCTTTTACTCTATGTGATCCCAAAATATTAAAGTTTCAAAATTTGTACCAATAACTACATTTTTATAAATAAAAATCAATAATGACAAGTAATTTCAAAGAAAAATCTCAGAAAATGTCTAATCATTATCAGTTTCTGTATAGAACTAATACAGGAAATATTTAATTCAGCTCAGAATTTAATAGCAATACTGGTTGATTTACCATTTGAAATAGAAGTTTTAACGGGTGCTTGTGTCATGCCCTAGAATTGGCTTAATTGCAGTATGGCAAAGGGATTTAAAAATGACAAAATGGGTAAATAAACACCTTCTACTATGCGCAACACCCACAAAACAGAAATGCTTTAAAGGCAATGAAGGTCAAAAAACATGGGAATGTCTGAAAAAGACTTTAAAAAAATTTGAGAATGATCCCTCTACAAAAAACGTTCAAATATTAAGATCAAAAGCTGACTGTTTAAGAGTATGTAAGAACGGCCCAATTCTTCTTGTTTGGCCAGATGGTATTTGGTACGAGAGAGTTTCTCCAGAAAAAATTTCTGAAATTTTTACCTCACATATTATTAATGGTGAGCCAATAGAAAAATGGATTTTTAAAAAAACACCATTTTTAAATAGTCCTAGATACTCATAAACCAGTTCTTTACGACTTCGTCTGACCAGCAGCCGTTAATCGAATGGAACCCATTATGACCTCCTTTTTCAGTTATAAAAATAGTGAATTTATCAATAGATTCTTTTCTTAAATTCAAAGTATCCTTACATGGAACCCAGGGATCATCCTTGGCATGAATAAAAAGCATTGGAGGTAATTTTTTTATTGAGTTTTGGATTCTAAATATTGGAGAAGCTTTAATATAATAATCCTCTAAAGAATTAAATCCCCAACTAGGAGCTGTAAATTTCTGATCAAATTCTCTTATACTTTTTAAATTTCTAATTTTTTTTCTTAATTTCTCGTTATCAAGGAGTTTGCCTTCATCATTAAATCCATCCCATAACTGATTTTTTAAGCGGTGAAGTAACCATTTTTGATAGATAGAATTTCTAGGTTTTTCAATACAGAGACTGCATGAAGATAAATCTAAAGGGGTACTCACGCAGGCAAGGCCATCTAAAAGTTTTTCTCCTTTGCTTTCATCGTAATCTAGGCAGGCATTTAAAAGTATTGTTCCGCCTAAAGATAATCCAACGCCGTAAATTGGAAGATTATTATTCATTGTCATAAGATCTTTGAACTCTAAATTAATGAATTTTTTAAAATAATTAATTGCTGAAATAACATCACTGGAGCATCTAGCACAATAATTTCCTTTAGCTAAATATCTCGCAGATCCAGATCCTCTTAGATTTAATTTGAGAACTCCAAAACCATTATTTGCTAATTTCCTAGAGATTCTTCTTAAACCAAACCTTTTAGTTGAGCCCCCTAAACCATGTGTAACGATTACAAAACCCTTAAGTGAGTCTAAGTTTTCAGGTAATTCTAAAAACCCTAGAAGATAATCACATTCAGATTTTTTAGAAAGAATTTTATTAATAGGGAAGAATATTTTTTTATTTTTTTTTGATTTACCAAAATCAATAACAAAAGTATCTCTCAAAGTTTGTAAGTCGCCACCTATCCAAGGTAAGACTTCTCGAAATGGCTTATTTTTTACGTAATCTGAAAAACTAAAAGATATATTATTATTTCTCCCCAACTCCAAGATCCTTTAATTCTCCAATCAAATCATTCAATACTTTTTTTGCATCACCAAAGACCATTGAGGTATTTGGCAGATCAAATAAATCATTTTTTATTCCGGAGTAACCTGCACTCATACCACGTTTAATTACAAATACTGTTCTTGCTTCCTGCACATCAAGAACTGGCATCCCATATAAAGGAGAAGAGCTATCATTTTTAGCTTGAGGATTAACCACATCATTTGCTCCTAAAACTAAAACAACATCCGTTGCTGGAAAATCAGGATTTACAACGTCCATCTCTTTAAGTTGTTCGTAAGGAACATCTGCTTCTGCTAAAAGTACATTCATATGTCCAGGCATTCTCCCTGCTACAGGATGAATTGCGTAAACAACTTCAATACCATTTTGCTCTAGTTTTTTTGTCACTTCCCTTAAAGTATGTTGAGCTTGAGCTACTGCTAGACCATAACCAGGAACAATAATTACCTTGTTGGCTGCCTCTAAAGTCAATGCACATTCTTCAACACTGCAAGAAGTTATATTTGTATATTCTCCTGAACCAGAAGAGGCTGTACTTTGTGCAGATAATGATCCACCGAAAAGAACTGAGACCAATGATCTATTCATACCCTTGCACATTACTTGAGTAAGTATTAGGCCTGCTGCTCCAACCATTGCGCCTGCTACTATCAAAAGCTGACTATCTACAACGAAACCTGCTGCGGCGGCTGCAATCCCTGAATAGCTATTTAATAAAGATATAACGACTGGCATATCAGCTCCACCAATTGGTAAAGTAACTCCAATACCTAATAAAGAAGAAACTATAACTAAAAGCCAAATAGAACTTGTATTGCCGTTTATCAAATCAAAAAAGGCTACCAAGGAAGCAACTGCAAAAACAATATTTACAAAATGTCTAACTTTGCTCTGAGTCCATCCTGGAGTTGACAACCAACCCTGTAACTTTGCCATCGCCACAATTGAACCTGTGAAAGTTATGGCACCAACAAATATAGAAACAGATATTGAAACTTCGTTAATCAGTGACTTAAAGAAATCAAAATTTTCTTGGCCACCAGATATAGGGAAAATAGCTACTCCTAAGGCCACTAAGAGTGATGACATTCCTCCACAACCATTGAACAATGCCACTGTTTCAGGCATGGAGGTCATCGGTACTTTTTTTGCAAGAATTGCTCCGAATAAACTACCTATGATTGATCCAATTATTATCCAAATCCAAGACTGAATAGCAATTCCAGAAGTTCCTAAATAATAAGAAAGTAATCCTACTACTGATAGCGACATTGCAAATGCAGCTAATCTATTGGCATCCCTTGCTGATTTTACTTTTGACAATCCTTTAATTCCCAAAGCCAGTAAAAGTACAGCTAGAAGGTCAATTACGAATTTAATGATTACAGGTAGATTCATATTAAAAATTACTTTTTATTTGATGGTTTACGGCTAAACATCGCGAGCATTCGATCAGTTACAAAAAAACCGCCTACAACGTTGAAAAGAGCAAATCCAAGAGAAACTGAACCAATGATTAAAAGTGGTACGTTACCTTCTGCTTTTACAATTAAAGTCAATGCTGCTAGCATTGTTATTCCTGAAATTGCATTTGCTCCACTCATGAGAGGTGTGTGAAGAGTAGGAGGAACTTTTCCAATTAACTCGAGGCCCAATAAACTACCAAGTAAAAGAACCCAAAGAAGACTTATAAAAGACATAATTTTAAAACCTCAATTTTCAAAAACTTTATTTTGAAGAACAACTCCTTCATCGCTTAATAAACATCCAGAAATGAGTTCATCCTCTTTATCTAATTTAATTACACCATCTTTTATAAATGGTGTAATCAAAGATGTTAAGTTCTTAGCATAAAGTGAACTTGCATCATAGGGAACTGAAGAGGGTAATTCGCCCGCTCCTATAAGTTTTACCCCATCTTTGATAATAGTTTCATTTGATTTTGTTCCTTCGCAGTTTCCTCCCTGAGAAACTGCTAAATCAATAACTACTGCTCCAGACCTCATTTTTTCAATCATGGGAGAGTCTATTAAAACAGGGGCCTTTTTACCTAGAACTTGTGCAGTACATATAGCAACATCAGCTTCAGATAAGTATTTAGTTAAAGTTGCCTTTTGTTTTGAGAGGAATTCGGGTGTTACAGCTTTTGCATAGCCTCCTGACTCTCCTGGCTTTTCCTCAACTTCAGGAAGTTCTATAAATCTTGCTCCGAGGGACTCTACTTGTTCTTTAACCACTGGTCTAATATCAGATACAAATACGATTGCTCCAAGTCTTTTTGCTGTCGCAACTGCCTGTAATCCTGCAACGCCTCCACCAAGAACCACTACTTTTGCAGGTTGGACTGTCCCTGCTGCAGTCATAAGCATTGGAAAGTATCTATCTAACTCACTTGCAGCCAAAAGAACTGCTTTATATCCAGCAATATTAGCCTGTGAAGAAAGAACATCAGAAGATTGAGCTCTACTAATCCTTGGAAGCAACTCTAGTGATAAAGCTGAAATCTTATTACTATTTATAATCCTAAGAAGCTCCTTATTACCATACGGATTAAGAAGACCAAGAAGAACAGCGCCTTTCTTTAATTTAGTTAAATTTTCCTCTGATGGAGTTTGAACACAAAATATTAAGTCCGCTTCACCCCAAATTTTTTGATCTAAGTTATTTATTATTGTTCCACCCGATTCTTCATATGATAAGTCACTAAATCCTGATAATTTTCCTGCTGAACTTTCAATAAAAACATCACATCCAAGGCTTTTTAATTTCTTTACTGCTTCTGGTGTAGCTGAAACTCTCCTTTCACCAGAGCTTGTTTCGGAAGGAATAAGTATCTTTGTCAATTTATTTATTTTTTTAACATACTAAATATAAATTGAAGAAAGTCAAAAGTCTTGGATTTTTGTTAAAAATATATTTTCTTTTCTATAAAAAATAGCTATCTAGAATATATAGGTACTAAATATTCCAATGAGTATAAAAGCAATCGAATGTCCAGATGGAGTATGTCACAGTCATCATGGTGGTCATGCTGTTCCAAGGCAAGCTATGCAGAAAAATCTAGAAAAGCATGGTAAGGACTGGTGCGAAAAATTAGCAGAGAGAATTTATGAAATGTCGGTTGATACTTATTCGCAGACAGTCATGCCTAGTCTCCACTCAGCAGGTTGGCAAAGAAGACATTTAGATTGGGAATTTAAGCTCGCAGAAAATGATTCTGAACCTGATGAAGCTCTTGTTGAAGGTATTATTAATGCCACTGAAAGCTTTCTAAGAAGTAGTGAGGTACATCGATTATTTATTCAGGAATTAGTCCAGGGCACATTTGAGGAAGCAAATGACAAAAAAATAATTTCCAAAGCAATAAAATCTATCATTGAAGAGGAAATTGTCATTTCACTAAGAGAAAAGAAAGAATCTCTTTTAAAGAAAATATCCGCAAAATTAATTTCAGAAGAAAAAGTTAGTGAGGAACTTGCAATAAATTCAGCTAAAGAGGGTTTTGAGGAAGTTGAAAGATTACTCGCAAATCACAGCGAGGCAGTTTAACCCTATTTCTTTATATTTTTTTAATAATTCCTTCGAAAATTGGCTCAAATATAAATTAAAGATTAAATTATTGTTTGGAAGTACAAAGTTGTAACTTATTAGACAATATGTATGCCATTTTTTGTGTTTATCTAGATACAACTTTTAAGTTTCTATGGACAATTTCATTAGAAAAAGGATCGACATTGCAACCTGTTGGGCTACCAACAGAATATCTGCAATGGATACTCTAGAAAGATATGAAGACAGTTATGCAATCGCAGAAGAATTTAGAGAGTGGATATTACATATTGGAGAAAAGAACGAAAATTTAAAAGATTCTGTTTTAAATTTTCCAAAGGAATTAAAAAAGTTATTTGACCAAAAAGTCAACGATTAATTAATAAATCGATCGAGTGAAATTCGCCCTACATTATTTGGGTATGTTTATTATTATAAATAGTGAAATTTGCAAATAAATGGAAAATAAAGAAAAAAATTCTAACGTAGAAAATGTTGTAATTATTGGTTCAGGTCCTGCAGGTTATACAGCTGCGATTTATGCAGCAAGAGCAAATCTTCAACCATTGCTCGTTACAGGATTTAATTCTGGTGGAATTCCTGGTGGGCAATTAATGACTACAACATTTGTTGAAAATTTTCCAGGTTTTCCAGATGGTGTACTAGGTCCTGAATTAATGGATCTAATGAAAGCTCAAGCCGAAAGATGGGGCACTAATTTATACGAAAGTGATGTTGTCTCAATAAATACTGATTCACATCCCTTTGAATTAAAAACATTAGAAGGAACTATAAAATCTAACTCAATTATTATTGCAACTGGAGCAAGTGCAAATAGATTAGGCGTGATAAATGAAGATAAATTCTGGAGTAAAGGAATAAGTGCTTGTGCAATATGTGATGGAGCGACTCCACAATTTAGAGGTGAAGAATTAGCTGTTATTGGAGGGGGCGACTCTGCATGTGAAGAAGCAGCATATCTCACAAAGTATGGAAGCAAAGTGCATTTGATTGTTAGATCAGACAAATTAAGGGCTAGCGCAGCAATGGTAGATAGAGTAAAAGCTAATCCAAAGATAGAAATTCATTGGAACACAAAAGTTGATAAAGCGGATGGCTCTGAATGGCTTGAGAAAATAGAAACTATTCACTCTCAAGAAGGCAAAGGTGAAATCAATATAAAAGGTCTTTTCTACGCGATAGGGCACACACCAAATACGAATTTCTTAGACAACAAAATTGATTTAGATAATAAAGGATATATTGCTTGCAAATCAGGAAGGCCAGAAACATCTATTGAAGGCATCTTCGCAGCAGGTGATGTTGTAGATTCTGAGTGGAGACAAGGAGTTACCGCTGCAGGAACTGGGTGCATGGCAGCATTAGCTACCGAAAGGTGGCTAGCCGAAAAAAACCTTGCAAAAACTATAGTCAGAGAAACACCCGAGCCAGAAAAAAAACTTAATTCATCAGACTTTAATGATGAAGAAGTTAATGAAGATACTTTCGATTCAAATTCTGAATGGCAAAAGGGCAGTTATGCATTAAGGAAACTTTATCACGAGAGTAAAAAACCTATCTTAGTAATTTTTAGTTCTCCAAGTTGCGGTCCATGTCATGTTTTGAAACCTCAGTTAAAAAGGGTAATTAAAGAACTTGATGGTGCAGTTCTTGGCGTTGAAATAGATATTGATAAAGATCAAGATATTGCAAAACAAGCTGGTATTAACGGCACACCAACAGTTCAACTTTTTAAAGAAAAATTATTAAAAAATCAATGGCAAGGTGTTAAGCAAAGAAGTGAGTTTAAAGAAGCGATAAAAAATATTATCTAAAGTATGTTTTTATTTATTATTTCTCTTAGGGTTATTTTTATTAGTAGTAGGCTTAGCACCTCCTGCATTTCTTTCTCTATAAGTTATCCTCCCTCTAGAGAGATCATAAGGACTAATCTCAACTAACACTTTATCTCCAGCTAATAATTTAATTCTAAATTTAGTCAATTTGCCTGCAGCTCTACATAAACATTGATGTCCTTCAGGTTGTTCTAATGTAACCAAATAAAATCCATTCCCCTGCTCTTTTTCTATTACACCTGAAGTTTCAATCATTAATTAATCTTTTACTAAGTCCATATTATCAGAAAAAGATTGGCCATAATTGATTTAAGAACAATTCATACGTAAGAATATGAAATTCAATTCAAATAGAAAATTTAATTTCATTAATTATTTGAAGTTGACCATAATAAAAATTTGCTTTCGCAATTTTTTCAGAATCTTCTAATTGATCAAAAAAAACAAACCCAAGGCTTTCCCATAATGAAGATCCGCAAACATTATTCAATTCATTTTTTGCTTCTTTTGCAAAATTATCTAGTTTTCGTTCAAGATTTTTAGACTTAGAAACAGACATAATCAATAACATACATAGTACAAATATACTATATAAGTCTACAATTGCAACATTAAAATGGTAATCTCTTTTTTTCCTCGATATTTAGGTCTGCTTCCATTTCCCTTAATCTTTTAAGTATTTGTTGGTAGTATTCCTTTATATAACTCTCTAGTGAAGTCATATTTTCTTTTTTAAGTTCCAGTATTTCGTAAGTTTTGCTCATGTCAGCATCTAATGATTCACCACTACTAGTTACTTCGGCAAAAGCCAATCTTTCAGCAACATTTAAAGAATCTTGGAAAAAGGAAACTACTTTCTGAGTGACACTAATCAGAAAAGGTGAAACTCTAAAAATTTTAGCTTTCTTTTCGCTAAATTTTTCACATAAGGATATAACTTCGTTTGAATCCCATGCTTTAGGACCAACCAATGGCAATGATGTTCTATGAGTTTTTGGATTATTAACTGCTGCGACAACAACTTTTGCCATGTCTTGAGTATTCATGTATGCAATTTTAGTTGGAGTTCCACTCATCCATACTGCTTGACTATCTAAAATTGGGATAGCGAATTGACCTATAACTCCTTGCATAAAAGCTGCACATTTGAAAATGGTAAATTCTAGATCAGATTTCTCAAGAAGTTTTTCAGTACAATATTTAATGTCCATTAATGGAACATTTCTAAATTTTTCTGTTAAAAGAATTGAAAGGAATATTACTCTTTTTACATTTAAAGATTCACAAGCATTAAATAAGTTTAGTTTTCCATCCCAATCTATTTCATAAATACTTTTTGGATCATCTGGCCTGCTTGTCGCAGCATCAATAACTACCTCAATATCTTGCAATGCATATTCAATATCAGAAGAATTTAATAAATTACCTTTTGTTAGTTCACAACCCCACTCTTGTAGAAAGGAAGCTTTTCTTGGGTTTCTGACAAAGCATCTTACTTCATGTCCATCTTCTATAGCTTGCTTTGCTATTTGTCTACCAAGTGTCCCTGTTGCTCCTACTAAAAGAATCTTCATACTTAAGATTTACTTAACTTTAAGACCATAACTCAAATTGTGATGTATCCGTGAGAATCAGTCTCCCTGAAACTTTAATAATAAAGCACCCCCAACCAATCCTATTGGTATCAATATCCAAAAAACTGCTGCAATACTAAAAATTTCTTTAGCCATAGTAAAATTTAATGATTACTATAATTTACATACAAAATACATTTATTTGTTAAAAAAGTAGATAATGCAAATATCTTGAAAATTTTTAAGTAAATGAATAATAATAATTTTGCAAAAAATATAAACATTCCTAATTACTGGAATTGGAATGGTTTTAAAATTTGTTGGAGTGTTACAGGCGAAGAAAATGAGATTCCAATTATCTTTCTCCATGGATTTGGAGCAAGTCGAAAACATTGGAGAAACAATTTAGAATATTTTGCGAAAAGGAATTGCGCCTCATATTCTCTAGATTT from Prochlorococcus marinus XMU1410 includes:
- the trxB gene encoding thioredoxin-disulfide reductase — protein: MENKEKNSNVENVVIIGSGPAGYTAAIYAARANLQPLLVTGFNSGGIPGGQLMTTTFVENFPGFPDGVLGPELMDLMKAQAERWGTNLYESDVVSINTDSHPFELKTLEGTIKSNSIIIATGASANRLGVINEDKFWSKGISACAICDGATPQFRGEELAVIGGGDSACEEAAYLTKYGSKVHLIVRSDKLRASAAMVDRVKANPKIEIHWNTKVDKADGSEWLEKIETIHSQEGKGEINIKGLFYAIGHTPNTNFLDNKIDLDNKGYIACKSGRPETSIEGIFAAGDVVDSEWRQGVTAAGTGCMAALATERWLAEKNLAKTIVRETPEPEKKLNSSDFNDEEVNEDTFDSNSEWQKGSYALRKLYHESKKPILVIFSSPSCGPCHVLKPQLKRVIKELDGAVLGVEIDIDKDQDIAKQAGINGTPTVQLFKEKLLKNQWQGVKQRSEFKEAIKNII
- a CDS encoding Re/Si-specific NAD(P)(+) transhydrogenase subunit alpha, with protein sequence MTKILIPSETSSGERRVSATPEAVKKLKSLGCDVFIESSAGKLSGFSDLSYEESGGTIINNLDQKIWGEADLIFCVQTPSEENLTKLKKGAVLLGLLNPYGNKELLRIINSNKISALSLELLPRISRAQSSDVLSSQANIAGYKAVLLAASELDRYFPMLMTAAGTVQPAKVVVLGGGVAGLQAVATAKRLGAIVFVSDIRPVVKEQVESLGARFIELPEVEEKPGESGGYAKAVTPEFLSKQKATLTKYLSEADVAICTAQVLGKKAPVLIDSPMIEKMRSGAVVIDLAVSQGGNCEGTKSNETIIKDGVKLIGAGELPSSVPYDASSLYAKNLTSLITPFIKDGVIKLDKEDELISGCLLSDEGVVLQNKVFEN
- a CDS encoding NAD(P)(+) transhydrogenase (Re/Si-specific) subunit beta, with translation MNLPVIIKFVIDLLAVLLLALGIKGLSKVKSARDANRLAAFAMSLSVVGLLSYYLGTSGIAIQSWIWIIIGSIIGSLFGAILAKKVPMTSMPETVALFNGCGGMSSLLVALGVAIFPISGGQENFDFFKSLINEVSISVSIFVGAITFTGSIVAMAKLQGWLSTPGWTQSKVRHFVNIVFAVASLVAFFDLINGNTSSIWLLVIVSSLLGIGVTLPIGGADMPVVISLLNSYSGIAAAAAGFVVDSQLLIVAGAMVGAAGLILTQVMCKGMNRSLVSVLFGGSLSAQSTASSGSGEYTNITSCSVEECALTLEAANKVIIVPGYGLAVAQAQHTLREVTKKLEQNGIEVVYAIHPVAGRMPGHMNVLLAEADVPYEQLKEMDVVNPDFPATDVVLVLGANDVVNPQAKNDSSSPLYGMPVLDVQEARTVFVIKRGMSAGYSGIKNDLFDLPNTSMVFGDAKKVLNDLIGELKDLGVGEK
- a CDS encoding NAD(P) transhydrogenase subunit alpha, which gives rise to MSFISLLWVLLLGSLLGLELIGKVPPTLHTPLMSGANAISGITMLAALTLIVKAEGNVPLLIIGSVSLGFALFNVVGGFFVTDRMLAMFSRKPSNKK
- the petM gene encoding cytochrome b6-f complex subunit PetM, coding for MAKEIFSIAAVFWILIPIGLVGGALLLKFQGD
- a CDS encoding NAD(P)H-binding protein, whose product is MKILLVGATGTLGRQIAKQAIEDGHEVRCFVRNPRKASFLQEWGCELTKGNLLNSSDIEYALQDIEVVIDAATSRPDDPKSIYEIDWDGKLNLFNACESLNVKRVIFLSILLTEKFRNVPLMDIKYCTEKLLEKSDLEFTIFKCAAFMQGVIGQFAIPILDSQAVWMSGTPTKIAYMNTQDMAKVVVAAVNNPKTHRTSLPLVGPKAWDSNEVISLCEKFSEKKAKIFRVSPFLISVTQKVVSFFQDSLNVAERLAFAEVTSSGESLDADMSKTYEILELKKENMTSLESYIKEYYQQILKRLREMEADLNIEEKKRLPF
- the infA gene encoding translation initiation factor IF-1, whose amino-acid sequence is MIETSGVIEKEQGNGFYLVTLEQPEGHQCLCRAAGKLTKFRIKLLAGDKVLVEISPYDLSRGRITYRERNAGGAKPTTNKNNPKRNNK